CAAAGTGCGGTCAAAAATGATGATGTTTTTAACCGCACTTTGTGTTTTTTTATCTGTCTATGAAAGGAATGGCACATTAGCGTGCTTTAAATTAATCGAAGGGTAGCGATTCCCTTAGGACTTATGAGTGTCAAAATGAAACAAACACGTTCTCCTTTATATCCGATTTTTCTCTTCGTCATCATTAATCTGATCATTTTCTCCTTATCTCGTCTTGGGCTTGCGATTTGGCAGGCAGACCGTGTCTCTGCGGTAGCTGGCTGGGGGCAATTATTCTTACAGGGCTTGCGCATGGATATCGTGGCTTTGTGCTATTTATTTGGAGTGCCAGCATTATTTACAGTGCTATTTCATCATAGCCGAATTTGGAAAATGATTTTACGCATTTGGCTTACTTTCGGTAGTGTGTTTATTCTATTCATGGAATTGGCTACGCCCGCATTTATCGAAACCTATGATTTCCGTCCAAACCGTCTCTTTATCGAATATTTAATTTATCCGAAAGAAGTCTTTTCAATGTTGATGGAAGGGCATTTAACTGCGGTCATTTTTAGCCTTATTTTCACTGTTACGGCTTTCTTCTGTTATTGGAAACTATCTGGTTATGCGGTCAAAGATTTACGCCCAATGAGCTGGAAATTACGCCCTGTAATAGCATTGCTCGTGATTGCAGTTGCTTTTTTAGGTGCGCGTTCGAGTTTCCAACACCGTGGTGTTAACCCTGCAATGGTTGCCTTTTCTTCCGATGGTTTAGTGAATTCTCTCGTGTTGAACTCTGGCTATTCTGTCCTTTATGCGGCACAGCAATTTAAAGATGAAGGAGCATCTTCTGAAGCCTATGGCAAAATGGATACTGATGAAATGTTGCGTATTGTCAAAGCAAGCCGTGGGCGCCCTGAAAGTGATTATATTTCAGAGAAGATTCCAACCTTAACGAAAAACCAAGCGACTTACCAAGGTAAACCGAAAAATATCGTCATTATTTTGGAAGAAAGTTTTGGGGCGCAATTTATCGGTACATTAGGCGGAAAACCACTTTCACCTGAATTTGATAAATTAGCCAAAGAAGGTTGGTTATTTGAAAATCTTTATGCTACGGGGACGCGTTCTGTTCGTGGTATTGAAGCTACCACAGCGGGCTTCACACCCACTCCAGCACGTGCAGTGGTGAAATTGAATAACAGCCAAAGTGGTTTCTTTACCATTGCAGATTTACTTGCTAAACAAGGTTACAATACTTCCTTTATTTATGGCGGTGAAAAGCACTTTGATAACATGGCAAGTTTCTTCTATGGCAATGGTTTCCAAACCATTATCGATCAAAAAGATTACCAAAATCCTAAATTTACTGCGACTTGGGGTGTGAGTGATGAGGATTTATTTGATAAAGCGAACGAAACTTTTACCCAATTACAGAATGAAGGAAAACCATTCTTTAGCTTAGTGTTTAGTTCGAGCAATCACGATCCTTTTGAATTTCCGGATGGTAAAATTGAGCTTTACGAACAACCAAAAGCAACCCGTAATAACAGTGCAAAATATGCGGATTATGCGATTGGTTATTTCTTCAACTTAGCGAAACAATCTAATTATTGGAAAGATACCGTGTTCTTGGTGATTGCCGACCATGATTCTCGTGCAGCTGGGGCAAGCTTGGTGCCAATTAAGCATTTCCATATTCCTGCGTTAATTTTAGGTGATCATGTTGAGCCACGCCGAGACAGTCGTTTAGTGAGTCAAATTGATATGCCGACAACCTTACTTTCTATTGCGGGGGTAAGTGGTAATTATCCGATGATTGGCTTTGATTTAACGCAAGATGTGAATCCGAATCGTGCCTTTATGCAGTTTGATCAAACCCAAGCTTTAATGAAAGGCAATCATGATGTCGTTATCCAAACACCAAATAGTAAAGCAAAAGGCTATGTTTATGATAAGGAAAAAGACACATTAACCGAAAAAGACGTGCCGGAAGAAATGAAAAAAGAAGCGTTGGCACATGCCTTACTTGGCAGCTATTTGTATAAAAACCGTTTATATAAAGGCAGTGAAGAGAAGTAAAGTGCGGTCAGTTTTAGGCTAATTTTAAAGGGCGAATGATTTCGCCCTTTTTCTTTATATGATTTGTTCTTAGTGATTTTCAGCAATCACACGAGGGAATAAAATATTATTTTCACGATGAATATGCATCATTAAATCATCTGCAAATTCTTGGATACCGCTATAAAGCGCACGCCATGTGTTACAAGCATCTGCTGGAGGCGTCATATTGTTTGTTAATGATTTCAATACGTCTAAATGTTCGCCATGTTCTGCGTGTTCCATTTCCATCATACGAATCGGCATTTGTGCCATCATATAATTTCCCGCTTTGATCATAGGGAAAAGCACGTGCTCTTCTTTCATCATATGGTTGCTCAAATCTTCATAGACATTGCGCAATTCAGCTGCAACACCCATTGGACAATCTTCACGATCGCCATGAACACTTTCTACGCGATCCGCTAATACGATTAATTCTTGAAGTTGTTCACGATGGCGTTGATGGTAGCGAACTAAGATATGATCGATAATTTCAGGATAAGTTGCATTAACCCAATATTCTTCTGGGTTTTCTGCTTTACTGTTTTGAAGCTCCGTTAAACGCGTTTCGATTTCAGCTAAATTTAACCCTTTTTCTGCGGCAGCGTTGGAAAGTGTATCTGACCCACCACAGCAGAAATCCAAATCGTATTCACGAAGTAGGGAAGTTGAGCCGGGTACGCTGACAGCGATTTCACTTAATTTTTTATCTCCAAAAGACATAATGAATCTCCTTATTGATGAGGTAGAGTTAGAAGTTGAGCAAAATACTAAGATAACAAGAGAAAAATGCAAAGGTTTTTTTTAACAAAGTATGATTTAAATCAAAGAGAAAATTTAAACTTACCATGTTGTAGGTAGATGTTGATGAGTATTTAGGTGGAAGTTGCATTGCTTTGATGAGATGTTATTATTCGTGCGTAGAGGATAGATGAGAAGGGGAGAGGATGAAGCAAATTAACCGATTTTTAAAGATTGGCTTAGTATTAGCCATTTTAGGTGCTGGGTATTTTTTTACGAGTTTAACAATTTTTGACCGTACATTAATTCAATTAAATACGTCACAAAAACTAAGTTATATTCCTTTTGAAAACAAGTTAAATATGCAATGTGACAAGGCTGATAATTTAGTGCCTAAATTAGCCTTCTCTCGTTTTCATTTGATAACTTGGAATGTGCATAAGGGACAAGATACAGGATGGCAAGAGGATTTAGAACGATTCTCTAAACGGGCTGATTTTGTGTTATTACAAGAGGCGACGCAGCATCAAAATTTAAACACATTTTCGACCGCACTGTTTGTATCTTCTTTTTCTTTTAAAGATCTCTTATCGGGTGTCAAGACATTCACCAAAACGCAACCAGAATGGTATTGCGGTGGTGGTGTTGCAGAACCATTAATACAAATCCCTAAAGTAGCAAGTGTGATGAGTTTTCCATTAGAAAAAGGCGATAGCTTGCTGCTTATTAATGTACATTTAATTAATTTTGAATGGGGGATTTCTGCTTATCAAACTCAGTTAGAACAACTATTTTCCTTTATTGAAAATCATCAAGGTCCCATCATTATGGCGGGCGATTTTAATGCATGGAATGAAACTCGCCTTAATTTAGTCAATAATCTGATGCAAAAATATGGATTAGATTCTGTGACGCTTTCTCAAGATGAACGAGTACGATTCTTAGGTTATCCACTGGATTATATTTTCAAGAGAGGCGTAAAAGTGGCTAGAGCAACATCAGAAGTGGTTACTTCTTCAGATCATAATCCATTACTGATGGAGTTCGAATTAGAATAAGTGCGGTCAGATTTTTGGAAAAATTTAGGGCTAACGTAATGTTAGCCCTATATATTAATTATTTAGTTTGGTTAATTAAGAATTGCGTTAATAAAGAAACCGGGCGACCTGTTGCTCCTTTATTGGCGCCTTGAAGCCAAGCTGTCCCAGCAATATCTAAATGTGCCCAAGTATATTTTTTCGTAAAATTAGAGAGGAATGCGCCAGCAGTAATTGCGCCGCCCCAGCGACCGCCGATATTGGCTAAATCAGCAAATGGAGATTTTAATTGCTCTTGATATTCTTCACTCAACGGTAATCGCCAAGCTTTATCAGTAGTTTGTTGTGCGGCTTGTAATAACTGTTCAGCCAAGGCATCATCAGTTGAAACTAAGCCGCTGTTATGTTGACCTAAAGCCACCACGCAAGCACCTGTTAGGGTTGCGACATCAATCACATATTGCGGTTCAAAACGTTCTACATAGGTGAGCGCATCACAAAGTACTAAACGTCCTTCCGCATCTGTATTTAATACTTCTACGGTTAAACCGTTCATCGTGGTGAGAATATCACCTGGACGATAAGCATTGCCATCAGGTAAGTTTTCACATCCTGCTAATACGCCGATGACATTTAATGGCAGATTTAATTCAGCAATGGCTTTCATCGTACCGAATACCGAAGCCGCACCGCACATATCGTATTTCATTTCATCCATATCAGCGGCAGGTTTTAAAGAAATACCGCCCGCATCAAAGGTTAAACCTTTACCCACTAACACGATTGGTTTCGCGTTTTTATCAGGCGCATTGTTGAAATGTAAAATAGACATATAAGCTGGATTTTGTGAACCGCGAGATACCGCTAAATATGCATTCATGCTAAGTTTTGTCATGTCTTCTTCATCAACCACATCGAGAGATAGTGAGGTTGATGTTTCAGCTAATTTTTTAGCTTGTTCTGCTAAATAAGCCGGTGTACAAATATTAGGTGGCATATTCGCGATATTACGCGCAGCTTTTACACCATTTGCAATGGCTTGCGCTTCTGCGATGGCTTGTTGAGCTTGTGCATCATCGGTATTAAAAATAATTTCTTGAAGTGAGATAGCATCCGCTTTTTTACTTTTAAATTCATCAAATTGATAAAGGCTATGTTCGATGGTTTCAACAGTAAAACGCACATTCCAAAAGAGATCGCGATCTTTGATTTCCACATCCGTTAAATTATTTACCACTTGTTGAATAGTTAATTCTTTTAATGTTTGGGTAACACGTTGGATGATTTGTTTAAATTGGCGTTCAGTCGTTTCCCCTCTTTTGCCACAACCTGCTACTAACACGCGTTTAGCGGCAAGATTTTGTAACGAATGAAGCAGAGTCGCTTGGCCAATTTTGCCTGAAAGATCTTGGCTTTGGGCTAACTGACTGAGGTAGCCTTTTGTGATTTGGTCGATTTCATTGAAACTTTTTGTAAATTCGTTGTTCTCATAAATGCCGATGATAAGGCAATCGGTTGATTGAGAAAGTGCGGTTGAGTTTGCTTGATATTTCATGTTATTTCCTTATGTTGCTAATTTGCTATTTAAATCAGTGAAAATAAGGTATCATACGCCATCTAAATTAGCCAGTTTCCCGTGTTTTTTAGTTAGAAAAAAAGAATGATATTAACCCGATATTTAACAAAGGAAGTCTTTAAAAGCCAGATTGCGATTTTGTTTATTTTGCTTTTAATTTTCTTCAGCCAACAACTTGTTCGCGTACTTGGTTCAGCGGCAAATGGTAAAGTGCCCGCCGATCTTGTGTTCTCTTTACTCGGTTTAGGGATGCCGACAATGGCGCAATTAATGTTGCCATTATGTTTGTTTATCGCCATTTTACTGACTTTCGGTCGTCTCTATGCAGAAAGTGAAATTACGGTAATGCGAGCCTGTGGTGTGGGCCAACGTATTCTTGTTCGCGTGGCGTTAATTCTTTCTTTACTCACAGCGGGATTGGCTGCTTACAATGCATTGTGGCTTTCTCCATGGGCCATTCAAAAGCAAGCGGCGATTGTCGAAGATGCTAAAGCGAACCCAACCATGGGGGCATTGGCTTCTGGTCAATTCATGTCCACAAGCAACAATAATTTCGTCTTATTCATTGATAAGATTAACGGTAATCAAATCAGTGATGTTTATCTTTTCCAAATGAAAGCCAAAGGCCAAACGAAACCATCAGTGGTTACGGCTGAAAAAGGTGAATTAAAAGCGTTACCAAATGGCGACCAAGTACTGAATTTACAAAATACTTTGCGTGTAGAAGGTACATCGGTACTTCCTGATTTCCGTATTACGCATTTTGATGATTACCAAGCGTATTTAGGTCATCAAGAGACAAATACAGAAAGTGATGAAGCGGCTGAATTATCTTTTGAGCAATTATTAAAAGATAACAGTGCAGCAGCAAAAGCAGAGTTGCATTGGCGCATTACCTTAATTTTAGCGGTGCCTTTAATGGCGCTTATCGCCGTACCAATGAGTAAAGTGAATCCTCGACAAGGCCGTTTTGCGAAGATCTTACCGGCACTATTGCTTTATTTAATTTACTTCTTATTACAAAGCTCATTTAAATCTGCGGGTGGTGCAGGTAAGCTTGATGCAGGTTTATTAATGCCGTTGGTAAATATCGCCTTTTTAATTTTAGGAATTGTGCTGAATAGTTGGGATAGTACCGCTATGCATAAATTCCGTCGTGTATTCAGAAAAGGGTAATAACAATGTTGATGAATACTCTTGATCGTTATATCGGTAAAAGCATTTTAGGGGCAATTTTTGCCACGCTATTTACGTTGGTTGGCCTTTCGGCAATTATCAAATTTGTAGAGCAATTCCGTAGCGTAGGGAAAGGTTCTTATGATATTTGGCAAGCGGTGGCTTATACAGGATTAACCATTCCTAAAGATGTGGAAACCTTTTTCCCAATGGCGGCCTTGTTAGGTGCATTAATCGCTTTAGGTAATTTAGCCAGCCGCAGTGAATTAGTGGTAATGCAATCTGCGGGTTTTTCTCGCTTTAAAATTGGATTAGCCGTCATGAAAACGGCACTTCCACTGGTGTTTTTTACCATGATTATTGGAGAGTGGGGGATTCCTCAAACTGAACAGTTTGCCCGTGATATGCGTACTCGTGCACTTTCTGGTGGCTCAATGCTTTCGGTAAAAAATGGTGTATGGGCAAAAGACGGTAATAATTTCGTGTATGTGCGTCGAATTAAAGATGATGCGAAATTAGAAGATATTTATATTTATACTTTTGATGACCAGCGTAATCTCACTCATTTGAAGCATGCAAATCAAGCGCAATATTCTGCTGAAAATAATCAATGGCAGTTACGCCAAGTCAATAATTCAGCAGTATCAAAAGAGCAAATTACCACGACAAACCGTTTAACAGAAGATTGGGTAACAAGCTTAACGCCAGATAAATTAGGCGCAGTTTCATTACGTCCAACGTCATTATCCATTTCAGGCTTGTATGAATATATTGCGTTCTTAAAACAAACAGGACAGGATTCTCGCCGTTTTGAATTAACCTATTGGCGTAAGATTTTACAGCCCCTTTCTGTAGGTGTAATGATGATGCTTGCGTTATCTTTCATCTTCGGTTCATTGCGTAGTGTCACTGCAGGAGCGAGAATCGTAACGGGGATTTGCTTTGGATTCTTGTTCTATGTCGTCAATGAAATTTTTGGACAAATGAGTGTGGTATTTAATGCGCCAGCTTTTTTAGGCGCATTAATGCCAAGCCTCTTGTTTATGGCGATTATTTGGTGGCTACTTGCAAGAAAACGAGATTAATTAATACAAAAAATGAAAAAGGCGAACATATAAAGTTCACCTTTTTGTTAGCTAAAAAAGTGCGGTCAAAACTGACCGCACTTTAGGAATTTAATCTTCTTTAAATTCTCTCATCATTTCTTCTGCTTTTTTCACCATTTCTGCAGAACCGACGAAAAGTGGTATACGTTGGTGAAGCG
The sequence above is a segment of the Haemophilus parainfluenzae genome. Coding sequences within it:
- a CDS encoding LTA synthase family protein, which produces MKQTRSPLYPIFLFVIINLIIFSLSRLGLAIWQADRVSAVAGWGQLFLQGLRMDIVALCYLFGVPALFTVLFHHSRIWKMILRIWLTFGSVFILFMELATPAFIETYDFRPNRLFIEYLIYPKEVFSMLMEGHLTAVIFSLIFTVTAFFCYWKLSGYAVKDLRPMSWKLRPVIALLVIAVAFLGARSSFQHRGVNPAMVAFSSDGLVNSLVLNSGYSVLYAAQQFKDEGASSEAYGKMDTDEMLRIVKASRGRPESDYISEKIPTLTKNQATYQGKPKNIVIILEESFGAQFIGTLGGKPLSPEFDKLAKEGWLFENLYATGTRSVRGIEATTAGFTPTPARAVVKLNNSQSGFFTIADLLAKQGYNTSFIYGGEKHFDNMASFFYGNGFQTIIDQKDYQNPKFTATWGVSDEDLFDKANETFTQLQNEGKPFFSLVFSSSNHDPFEFPDGKIELYEQPKATRNNSAKYADYAIGYFFNLAKQSNYWKDTVFLVIADHDSRAAGASLVPIKHFHIPALILGDHVEPRRDSRLVSQIDMPTTLLSIAGVSGNYPMIGFDLTQDVNPNRAFMQFDQTQALMKGNHDVVIQTPNSKAKGYVYDKEKDTLTEKDVPEEMKKEALAHALLGSYLYKNRLYKGSEEK
- the ytfE gene encoding iron-sulfur cluster repair protein YtfE, which gives rise to MSFGDKKLSEIAVSVPGSTSLLREYDLDFCCGGSDTLSNAAAEKGLNLAEIETRLTELQNSKAENPEEYWVNATYPEIIDHILVRYHQRHREQLQELIVLADRVESVHGDREDCPMGVAAELRNVYEDLSNHMMKEEHVLFPMIKAGNYMMAQMPIRMMEMEHAEHGEHLDVLKSLTNNMTPPADACNTWRALYSGIQEFADDLMMHIHRENNILFPRVIAENH
- a CDS encoding leucyl aminopeptidase, translated to MKYQANSTALSQSTDCLIIGIYENNEFTKSFNEIDQITKGYLSQLAQSQDLSGKIGQATLLHSLQNLAAKRVLVAGCGKRGETTERQFKQIIQRVTQTLKELTIQQVVNNLTDVEIKDRDLFWNVRFTVETIEHSLYQFDEFKSKKADAISLQEIIFNTDDAQAQQAIAEAQAIANGVKAARNIANMPPNICTPAYLAEQAKKLAETSTSLSLDVVDEEDMTKLSMNAYLAVSRGSQNPAYMSILHFNNAPDKNAKPIVLVGKGLTFDAGGISLKPAADMDEMKYDMCGAASVFGTMKAIAELNLPLNVIGVLAGCENLPDGNAYRPGDILTTMNGLTVEVLNTDAEGRLVLCDALTYVERFEPQYVIDVATLTGACVVALGQHNSGLVSTDDALAEQLLQAAQQTTDKAWRLPLSEEYQEQLKSPFADLANIGGRWGGAITAGAFLSNFTKKYTWAHLDIAGTAWLQGANKGATGRPVSLLTQFLINQTK
- the lptF gene encoding LPS export ABC transporter permease LptF gives rise to the protein MILTRYLTKEVFKSQIAILFILLLIFFSQQLVRVLGSAANGKVPADLVFSLLGLGMPTMAQLMLPLCLFIAILLTFGRLYAESEITVMRACGVGQRILVRVALILSLLTAGLAAYNALWLSPWAIQKQAAIVEDAKANPTMGALASGQFMSTSNNNFVLFIDKINGNQISDVYLFQMKAKGQTKPSVVTAEKGELKALPNGDQVLNLQNTLRVEGTSVLPDFRITHFDDYQAYLGHQETNTESDEAAELSFEQLLKDNSAAAKAELHWRITLILAVPLMALIAVPMSKVNPRQGRFAKILPALLLYLIYFLLQSSFKSAGGAGKLDAGLLMPLVNIAFLILGIVLNSWDSTAMHKFRRVFRKG
- the lptG gene encoding LPS export ABC transporter permease LptG, whose product is MNTLDRYIGKSILGAIFATLFTLVGLSAIIKFVEQFRSVGKGSYDIWQAVAYTGLTIPKDVETFFPMAALLGALIALGNLASRSELVVMQSAGFSRFKIGLAVMKTALPLVFFTMIIGEWGIPQTEQFARDMRTRALSGGSMLSVKNGVWAKDGNNFVYVRRIKDDAKLEDIYIYTFDDQRNLTHLKHANQAQYSAENNQWQLRQVNNSAVSKEQITTTNRLTEDWVTSLTPDKLGAVSLRPTSLSISGLYEYIAFLKQTGQDSRRFELTYWRKILQPLSVGVMMMLALSFIFGSLRSVTAGARIVTGICFGFLFYVVNEIFGQMSVVFNAPAFLGALMPSLLFMAIIWWLLARKRD
- a CDS encoding endonuclease/exonuclease/phosphatase family protein, whose amino-acid sequence is MKQINRFLKIGLVLAILGAGYFFTSLTIFDRTLIQLNTSQKLSYIPFENKLNMQCDKADNLVPKLAFSRFHLITWNVHKGQDTGWQEDLERFSKRADFVLLQEATQHQNLNTFSTALFVSSFSFKDLLSGVKTFTKTQPEWYCGGGVAEPLIQIPKVASVMSFPLEKGDSLLLINVHLINFEWGISAYQTQLEQLFSFIENHQGPIIMAGDFNAWNETRLNLVNNLMQKYGLDSVTLSQDERVRFLGYPLDYIFKRGVKVARATSEVVTSSDHNPLLMEFELE